In the Calonectris borealis chromosome 11, bCalBor7.hap1.2, whole genome shotgun sequence genome, one interval contains:
- the MEX3B gene encoding RNA-binding protein MEX3B, whose protein sequence is MPSSLFADMERNGSGGGGGGGGGGGGGETLDDQRALQIALDQLSLLGLDNDETGSIYDSEPRKKSVNMTECVPVPSSEHVAEIVGRQGCKIKALRAKTNTYIKTPVRGEEPLFVVTGRKEDVAMARREIISAAEHFSMIRASRNKNTALNGTVPGPPNLPGQTTIQVRVPYRVVGLVVGPKGATIKRIQQQTHTYIVTPSRDKEPVFEVTGMPENVDRAREEIEAHIAMRTGGIIELTDENDFHANGTDVGFELNGTGSLWSKPTPPSITPTPGRKPFCNYRNDSSSSLGSASTDSYFGGGTGGGGGARLADYSPPSPALSFTHNGNNNNNSANGYVYGGGGGGDVLSSPDCCSDLPFDSPPGFDLAPAPPPGAALIWPQFERGPAAPPSPAASPAAAAAAFPGAAPANANLALLVSGPRRGGGAPPPARLSPPLHGSAAGPEHPLARRVRSDPGGRLLAASYPLYANGLGSHLPGLPSDSSASSSSSSSSSSSSSCSSSGVRRKGSRDCSVCFESEVIAALVPCGHNLFCMECANRICEKTEPQCPVCHSAVTQAIRIFS, encoded by the exons ATGCCTAGCTCGCTTTTTGCAGACATGGAGAGGaacgggagcggcggcggcggcggcggtggtggtggtggtggagggggagaGACCCTGGATGACCAAAGAGCCCTTCAGATCGCCCTGGATCAGCTCTCCTTGCTGGGGCTGGACAACGACGAGACGGGCTCCATTTACGACAGCGAGCCTCGGAAAAAGAGCGTGAACATGACTGAATGCGTCCCGGTGCCCAGCTCGGAGCATGTCGCTGAGATAGTGGGGAGACAAG GTTGTAAAATCAAAGCTCTGCGGGCAAAGACCAACACCTACATCAAGACCCCGGTTCGCGGGGAGGAGCCGCTCTTTGTTGTGACGGGCAGAAAGGAAGATGTGGCCATGGCCCGCAGGGAGATCATCTCGGCGGCCGAGCACTTCTCCATGATCCGAGCCTCCCGGAACAAGAACACGGCCCTGAACGGCACCGTTCCCGGCCCCCCGAACCTGCCCGGCCAAACCACCATCCAGGTGCGGGTGCCTTATCGTGTGGTGGGCTTGGTCGTGGGGCCCAAGGGGGCCACCATCAAGCGCATCCAGCAGCAGACGCACACCTACATCGTGACCCCCAGCCGGGACAAGGAGCCGGTCTTCGAGGTGACGGGCATGCCCGAGAACGTGGACCGGGCCCGGGAGGAGATCGAGGCGCACATCGCCATGCGCACCGGCGGCATCATCGAGCTGACGGACGAGAACGACTTCCACGCCAACGGCACGGATGTGGGCTTCGAGCTGAACGGCACGGGCAGCCTCTGGAGCAAGCCTACGCCGCCCAGCATCACGCCCACCCCAGGCCGCAAGCCCTTCTGCAACTACCGCAACGACAGCTCCAGCTCGCTGGGCAGCGCCTCCACCGACTCCTACTTcgggggcggcacgggggggggcggcggcgcccgcctgGCCGACTACAGCCCCCCGAGCCCGGCGCTGAGCTTCACCCACAacggcaacaacaacaacaacagcgcCAACGGCTACGTGtacggcgggggcggcggcggcgacgtcCTCTCCTCCCCGGACTGCTGCTCCGATCTGCCCTTCGACTCGCCGCCCGGCTTCGACctggcccccgccccgccgccgggggccgCCCTCATCTGGCCGCAGTTcgagcgcggccccgccgcgcccccctcGCCCGCggcctcgcccgccgccgccgccgccgccttcccggGCGCCGCGCCCGCCAATGCCAACCTGGCGCTGCTGGTGAGcggcccccggcggggcggcggcgccccgcccccggcgcggctCTCCCCGCCCCTGcacggcagcgcggcggggcccgaGCACCCGCTGGCGCGGCGGGTGCGCAGCGACCCCGGCGGGCGGCTGCTGGCCGCCTCCTACCCGCTGTACGCCAACGGGCTGGGCTCCCACCTGCCGGGGCTGCCCTCCGACTCgtcggcctcctcctcctcctcctccagctcctcgtccagctcctcctgctcgtCGTCCGGCGTGCGGCGGAAGGGCAGCCGCGACTGCTCGGTGTGCTTCGAGAGCGAGGTGATCGCGGCGCTGGTGCCCTGCGGCCACAACCTCTTCTGCATGGAGTGCGCCAACCGCATCTGCGAGAAGACGGAGCCGCAGTGCCCCGTCTGCCACAGCGCCGTCACCCAGGCCATCCGCATCTTCTCTTGa